A window of Manduca sexta isolate Smith_Timp_Sample1 unplaced genomic scaffold, JHU_Msex_v1.0 HiC_scaffold_1571, whole genome shotgun sequence genomic DNA:
CATATCGAGATATGCGTTTACGAAGCGTACACGTGTTAAGTGACACACATCTTATTAAAAAACTTACTAAAATTATCACAAAACCTTAAATTCGAGTTTCCGAAACTGAATCTATGTTTTTAGGGtgaaattttatcgatatcgatagataagtttaaattaagagATAAAGAGAGAAAGGCAGATAGAACGTGTGAGTTTAAATACTATGAAATGTTTCATAAACGGAGGAATAactttatcgatatcgataaaactATCGGTACTTTACGTCAAACAAAAGTGCGAACACACGGCCGCACATTTACATTTGTACTATTTCCGAtaccttataaaataaacttagtgGTAGTTTGGAggaaaatcgataaaaaaatcatgtacaCTATTAGGGTtgccatatttaaaataaaaaagtttatcgTATTAATTATCCAGAAAATATGGTATATCCATAATCTTTGTGTAATATGTGGCAACCCTGTAATGGTACAGGTGTGTGACGTGTGCCACAGCGTGAGGGTGGGGGTGTCGCTCACGGTGGCAGGTTCATTTGCAAGTTCTGGAGGTACGCAGAGGTTGAGTTGAGCAAGCCAATACGTTGCTTCTGCTTCCTCTGTTCAGTCATCTGTGGAGGAaacaaatagtaatattattaattatgttctacattttaaaaagaagCTTCTAATGTACTTTGAACAGCTCCAGCTCGCGCAACAGTTACAGTGACGGCTACAGTACCTGGTCGCGCAGCTCCGTGAGCAGGTCGGTGAGCGTGCGCacggcgaggtgcgcgcggtcgagctgcgcctgtaacgcgcgcagctccagctcgcgcaacagttacagtgacggctacagtacctggtcgcgcagctccgtgagcaggtcggtgagcgtgcgcacggcgaggtgcgcgcggtcgagctgcgcctgtaacgcgcgcagctccagctcgcgcaacagttacagtgacggctacagtacctggtcgcgcagctccgtgagcaggtcggtgagcgtgcgcacggcgaggtgcgcgcggtcgagctgcgcctgtaacgcgcgcagctccagctcgcgcaacagttacagtgacggctacagtacctggtcgcgcagctccgtgagcaggtcggtgagcgtgcgcacggcgaggtgcgcgcggtcgagctgcgcctgtaacgcgcgcagctccagctcgcgcaacagttacagtgacggctacagtacctggtcgcgcagctccgtgagcaggtcggtgagcgtgcgcacggcgaggtgcgcgcggtcgagctgcgcctgtaacgcgcgcagctccagctcgcgcaacagttacagtgacggctacagtacctggtcgcgcagctccgtgagcaggtcggtgagcgtgcgcacggcgaggtgcgcgcggtcgagctgcgcctgtaacgcgcgcagctccagctcgcgcaacagttacagtgacggctacagtacctggtcgcgcagctccgtgagcaggtcggtgagcgtgcgcacggcgaggtgcgcgcggtcgagctgcgcctgtaacgcgcgcagctccagctcgcgcaacagttacagtgacggctacagtacctggtcgcgcagctccgtgagcaggtcggtgagcgtgcgcacggcgaggtgcgcgcggtcgagctgcgcctgtaacgcgcgcagctccagctcgcgcaacagttacagtgacggctacagtacctggtcgcgcagctccgtgagcaggtcggtgagcgtgcgcacggcgaggtgcgcgcggtcgagctgcgcctgtaacgcgcgcagctccagctcgcgcaacagttacagtgacggctacagtacctggtcgcgcagctccgtgagcaggtcggtgagcgtgcgcacggcgaggtgcgcgcggtcgagctgcgcctgtaacgcgcgcagctccagctcgcgcaacagttacagtgacggctacagtacctggtcgcgcagctccgtgagcaggtcggtgagcgtgcgcacggcgaggtgcgcgcggtcgagctgcgcctgtaacgcgcgcagctccagctcgcgcaacagttacagtgacggctacagtacctggtcgcgcagctccgtgagcaggtcggtgagcgtgcgcacggcgaggtgcgcgcggtcgagctgcgcctgtaacgcgcgcagctccagctcgcgcaacagttacagtgacggctacagtacctggtcgcgcagctccgtgagcaggtcggtgagcgtgcgcacggcgaggtgcgcgcggtcgagctgcgcctgtaacgcgcgcagctccagctcgcgcaacagttacagtgacggctacagtacctggtcgcgcagctccgtgagcaggtcggtgagcgtgcgcacggcgaggtgcgcgcggTCGAGCTGCGCCTGTAACGCGCGCAGCCTCAAGCTCGCGCAACAGTTACAGTGACGGCTACAGTACCTGGTCGCGCAGCTCCGTGAGCAGGTCGGTGAGCGTGCGCacggcgaggtgcgcgcggtcgagctgcgcctgtaacgcgcgcagctccagctcgcgcaacagttacagtgacggctacagtacctggtcgcgcagctccgtgagcaggtcggtgagcgtgcgcacggcgaggtgcgcgcggTCGAGCTGCGCCTGTAACGCGCGCAGCTCCAGCTCGCGCAACAGTTACAGTGACGGCTACAGTACCTGGTCGCGCAGCTCCGTGAGCAGGTCGGTGAGCGTGCGCACGGCGAGGTGCGCGGGGGACCTGCGCCTGTCACGCGCGCAGCTCCAGCTCGCGCAACAGTTACAGTGACGGCTACAGTACCTGGTCGCGCAGCTCCGTGAGCAGGTCGGTGAGCGTGCGCacggcgaggtgcgcgcggTCGAGCTGCGCCTGTAACGCGCGCACGTCTAGCTCGCCTCCTCGCCCTCGCCGCCGCCCATCAGCGACAACGCTCGCAGCCGCGGAACCACTCCAGATTATTTGACTATcgacaaaattaacaatatcaacattataatatgacaaCCAGAAAATAAGGTTTTCGTATTAGGGACCTGGTTACCTTGATCATAGAATGCACGTAGCTCTCGGGCCCCGTGAATTCCGTGGGGTCCTTGACTCTGACGAGCACCATGAAGTAAAGGTAGTGCCACATGTTATGTTCGCTCTTTATGTGTTCCTCGAATGAGACGGTCTTGTTATCGAAGGCTGACCTGTTCAGTCCTGAGAAAAAACGTgaagatatttaatatctaatttTATGAGATTTTCTCACCAGCTTAAATAGATCTTaatattgtaagaaataaactTCCCAGGCAAAAATGATACGGATAATCGATCACTAGGATAATATCAATtactaattttactttatttctttattgaaaaTCATCTTGACTGAAGATAACTTTAGATTTGgcgtcataattttattaattgactagcttttgctcgcggctccgcccgcgttataaagtttttcagactaaagttttccattataaaagtagtagtttcccgggagcctatgttcttcccagggtttcaaactgtctccataccaaattttatcttaatacgttgggtagttttgagtttaagacgttcaggcaaacggatgcagcgggggacttttgttttataatatag
This region includes:
- the LOC119191494 gene encoding inositol 1,4,5-trisphosphate receptor-like gives rise to the protein MSYNVDCVPQEPLFVARVVYDLLFFFVVIIIVLNLIFGVIIDTFADLRSEKQQKELILKNTCFICGLNRSAFDNKTVSFEEHIKSEHNMWHYLYFMVLVRVKDPTEFTGPESYVHSMIKSNNLEWFRGCERCR